Proteins found in one Bremerella volcania genomic segment:
- a CDS encoding DUF1553 domain-containing protein has product MPISLRPLTSLALLLLTGLISPAIAADDNKQAIFFETKVRPLLAQHCFECHGAKEQKSDLRLDRRNHFMKGGSSGPIVVPGKPDESELLAAVKYESYEMPPSAPLPDEQIAILETWIKNGAYWPEHPGETREDELFTEEDRAWWAFQPVEQPDVPQVAPEAITHNPIDNFILAKLKDQKLSAAPPAEPRDLIRRLYFDMLGVPPTPEEVSTFVSDPSPAAYEELVDKVLADPRYGQRWATHWLDVVRYADSDGYRQDAYRPLAYRYRDYVIKSLNEDKTYKQFMTEQLAGDEVAPDDPDALVATYFLRGGVYEYNSRDAEGQQVLINDELTDTVGDVFLGMGIACAHCHNHKFDPILRDDYYRLQAFFKPLVWKDSHPLATDEELKKYQDELAKWEAKHRDLLDQIAEIEKKPRESARRKAVEMFPEEVQEMYWKPADQRTTYENQIFYLVEKQVEFEYDRLQGRIPKDKQQTWEDLKKKLQDVVGSKPKRPPVADIAGDAEGTIAATTIPDERSQREIKPGFLTILEPGDAEIDRSSIANAKSSGRRAALAKWLCRDDNPLSPRVIVNRVWQYHFGMGLSSNASDFGRLGEPPTHPQLLDWLTSQFIENGWRLKPIHRQILLSATYRQSSLIEVPEVAKMVDPKNRLLWRFPAHRLEAEQIRDAMLAVSGELQNKTGGPASSSNSAVRTVFTKKMRNSPDALLESFDSPTGFASVTQRNATTTATQSLLMFNGDWTLKRSEAMARRLNREHGTDYEAIVRESFRECFGRMPRPEELEAAVSFIEEQVAYNRDLTKAKDGKLPSTALLDEPQMQRWSTAFNISDETPHQFLTLPDTKALPSHNFTIEALVFNRTLFKDASVRTIAAHWNGSQSTPGWNFGITSDKSAYRPRNLILQLIGKDKSGKVKYEVVPSNIRIPSDKPYYVAASVDFDAGTATFYARDMSYDESELETVVVKHSIVGDCGSDSLRFSVGGRDAQSPHNWDGLIDDVRLTRNAINEESQILINTPNDPVTDDTVGMWQFVRSNPNGPLADTANAERELELSRRSDRRGLGPILIALSDYCHVLLNSGEFQFVD; this is encoded by the coding sequence ATGCCAATTTCCCTTCGCCCACTCACGTCACTGGCACTGCTGCTTTTGACGGGACTGATTTCACCCGCAATTGCTGCGGATGACAATAAGCAAGCGATCTTTTTCGAAACGAAAGTTCGCCCTTTATTGGCTCAGCACTGCTTTGAGTGTCATGGTGCGAAAGAGCAAAAGTCAGACCTGCGTCTCGACCGCCGCAACCACTTCATGAAAGGTGGCAGCAGCGGTCCGATTGTGGTCCCCGGCAAGCCGGACGAAAGCGAACTCCTAGCTGCGGTGAAGTACGAAAGCTACGAGATGCCCCCTTCGGCTCCGCTCCCAGACGAGCAGATCGCCATCCTCGAGACATGGATTAAGAATGGTGCCTACTGGCCTGAACACCCAGGCGAAACGCGAGAGGACGAACTGTTCACCGAGGAAGACCGTGCCTGGTGGGCATTCCAGCCGGTCGAACAGCCTGACGTTCCTCAGGTCGCCCCAGAAGCAATCACCCACAACCCGATCGACAATTTCATTCTCGCCAAATTGAAAGATCAAAAGCTGTCCGCGGCACCGCCAGCCGAGCCGCGAGACCTGATCCGGCGTCTCTATTTCGACATGCTCGGCGTACCGCCGACTCCGGAAGAAGTGAGTACATTCGTCAGCGACCCGAGCCCTGCGGCATACGAAGAGCTGGTCGACAAGGTCTTGGCCGATCCCCGTTATGGACAACGCTGGGCGACCCATTGGCTGGACGTCGTTCGCTATGCCGACTCCGATGGTTATCGCCAGGATGCCTATCGGCCGCTGGCGTACCGCTACCGCGACTACGTGATCAAGAGTCTGAATGAAGACAAGACGTACAAGCAGTTCATGACCGAACAGTTAGCTGGGGATGAGGTTGCCCCGGACGATCCGGATGCCCTTGTCGCCACGTACTTTCTGCGCGGCGGTGTGTACGAGTACAACAGTCGCGACGCTGAAGGGCAACAGGTCCTCATCAATGATGAACTGACCGATACCGTGGGCGATGTGTTTCTGGGGATGGGCATTGCTTGTGCTCACTGCCACAACCACAAATTCGATCCGATCTTGCGGGATGACTACTATCGTCTGCAGGCGTTCTTCAAGCCGTTGGTCTGGAAAGATTCACACCCATTGGCCACCGACGAAGAACTTAAGAAGTATCAGGACGAGTTGGCTAAATGGGAGGCCAAGCATCGGGATCTATTGGACCAGATTGCCGAGATCGAAAAGAAACCGCGCGAAAGTGCCCGGCGAAAAGCAGTCGAGATGTTTCCTGAAGAAGTCCAGGAAATGTACTGGAAACCGGCTGACCAGCGGACTACGTACGAAAACCAAATCTTTTACCTTGTCGAAAAACAGGTCGAGTTTGAGTACGACCGCCTGCAAGGCCGAATTCCCAAGGATAAGCAACAGACATGGGAAGACCTGAAAAAGAAGCTACAGGATGTCGTCGGTAGCAAGCCCAAGCGACCTCCCGTCGCCGACATTGCCGGGGATGCTGAAGGGACGATCGCTGCGACGACCATCCCAGACGAACGTTCGCAACGCGAGATCAAGCCCGGCTTCTTGACCATTTTGGAACCTGGCGACGCAGAGATTGATCGTTCTTCGATTGCTAACGCGAAAAGTAGTGGACGACGTGCCGCGCTCGCCAAGTGGCTTTGCCGAGACGACAACCCTCTTTCGCCGCGAGTCATCGTCAATCGGGTTTGGCAATATCACTTTGGCATGGGTCTCTCTTCCAATGCCAGCGACTTCGGTCGCCTGGGCGAACCCCCCACGCACCCTCAGCTGTTGGACTGGCTGACAAGCCAATTTATCGAGAACGGCTGGCGACTCAAACCAATTCATCGCCAGATCCTGCTATCGGCGACTTATCGTCAGTCCTCGTTGATTGAAGTTCCGGAAGTCGCCAAAATGGTCGATCCGAAGAATCGGTTGCTGTGGCGATTCCCTGCCCATCGTTTGGAAGCCGAACAGATTCGCGACGCGATGCTGGCCGTCAGTGGCGAACTTCAAAACAAGACCGGAGGCCCAGCATCGTCCAGCAACAGTGCCGTGCGTACCGTCTTCACCAAGAAGATGCGTAATTCTCCGGACGCACTGCTGGAAAGCTTCGATTCCCCCACCGGGTTTGCCAGTGTTACCCAGCGGAATGCCACCACCACCGCGACCCAATCGCTGTTGATGTTCAATGGCGACTGGACTCTGAAACGATCGGAAGCGATGGCGAGGCGACTCAACCGCGAGCATGGCACCGACTACGAAGCCATCGTTCGTGAAAGCTTCCGAGAGTGCTTCGGTAGAATGCCCCGGCCTGAGGAACTTGAAGCGGCTGTGTCATTCATCGAAGAGCAAGTCGCCTACAACCGCGACCTCACCAAGGCTAAAGATGGCAAGCTCCCTTCCACGGCGTTGCTTGATGAACCTCAGATGCAGCGCTGGAGTACGGCGTTCAATATTAGCGATGAAACGCCTCATCAGTTTTTGACGCTCCCGGACACCAAGGCTCTCCCTTCGCACAACTTTACGATCGAAGCGTTGGTTTTCAATCGAACCCTATTCAAGGATGCCTCGGTTCGTACGATCGCGGCTCATTGGAATGGATCGCAATCGACGCCTGGCTGGAACTTTGGAATCACCAGTGACAAGTCAGCGTATCGCCCCCGAAACCTGATCCTGCAACTGATCGGCAAGGATAAGAGCGGCAAGGTGAAGTACGAAGTAGTTCCGTCCAATATTCGTATCCCTTCCGACAAGCCCTACTATGTTGCTGCTTCGGTCGACTTTGACGCCGGCACGGCCACGTTCTACGCACGCGACATGTCGTATGACGAATCGGAACTGGAAACGGTTGTCGTCAAGCATTCCATCGTGGGCGACTGTGGTTCCGATTCGCTTCGCTTCAGTGTCGGCGGCCGCGATGCCCAGAGCCCGCACAATTGGGACGGTCTTATCGATGACGTTCGATTGACGCGAAATGCAATCAACGAGGAATCTCAAATCCTGATCAATACTCCGAATGATCCTGTCACCGACGATACGGTCGGCATGTGGCAATTCGTTCGCTCCAATCCCAACGGTCCGTTGGCCGACACCGCCAATGCAGAGCGAGAACTGGAACTTTCGCGACGCTCTGATCGACGCGGCCTGGGGCCGATTCTGATTGCGTTGAGCGACTACTGCCACGTTTTATTGAATTCCGGCGAATTCCAATTCGTCGACTAG
- a CDS encoding FecR domain-containing protein, with product MTIEPNKRLAELAHRSVHESLTAEEHAELEAMLLASPEAREEYFLFLDLEYGLAKLAAEETGRQTLSLPQAVVRPAKQLNQPTRTPSLIGYWPLLALTLLGMITLPMVYWIANQNPVAQSDPPVEVKPEDDQPGPEANPEMQIMQLARSRFFGEPEAFAPGDTLALDHDYALVEGSVQLRSRTGAEMIVQAPAVFAVQSAERVLLKVGQCSVYAPDGAEGFRVLTPQAEVVDKGTRFSISVNESGEADVEVIEGAAEVFTAEQASKPIHGGLLLEAGEGRVINSMGEVAAGDASQFGRTYKSILPDRIISFDVSPQGDPEPDKLLAVTAQRGGKTVTYDVDQLIGFDLIHFKVNKNINNLTTPLLSIDPKSGDDTRRRAEYLDRDHCLCTGILNPGGSEIPLTSDPDISNEDLGKRTPGLAVRFHEPIVNAPGPDIIFFDLHVVVHPEDGDPFHVSPTHFEPGLKSHTIREYDISLVDHGSHQLSNFRLYGFDRRIRSVDELCQSNHNGGVPHAVPAKVIAAGIDLSDLGYPEGAEVHELFIQDAMDDENLIDPVFIGGFPPVFSASPEEPTSTEE from the coding sequence ATGACAATCGAACCCAACAAACGACTCGCGGAATTAGCACATCGCAGTGTTCACGAGAGCCTGACGGCAGAAGAGCACGCGGAGTTGGAAGCAATGCTCTTGGCCAGTCCCGAAGCACGGGAAGAGTACTTCCTTTTCCTGGACCTGGAGTATGGCCTGGCCAAACTTGCGGCCGAAGAAACCGGACGCCAAACGCTTAGCTTACCACAGGCCGTAGTTCGCCCTGCGAAGCAGCTCAATCAGCCAACACGTACGCCTAGCCTGATTGGTTACTGGCCGCTATTGGCGCTAACGCTACTCGGAATGATTACTCTTCCCATGGTGTATTGGATCGCCAACCAGAATCCGGTCGCCCAGAGTGATCCTCCGGTAGAAGTAAAACCAGAAGACGATCAACCAGGACCTGAGGCCAACCCGGAAATGCAGATCATGCAACTGGCGCGAAGCCGCTTCTTTGGCGAGCCAGAAGCATTCGCTCCCGGGGATACGCTTGCCCTGGATCACGACTACGCCCTGGTCGAAGGAAGCGTTCAGCTTCGTAGCCGCACCGGGGCCGAGATGATCGTCCAGGCACCTGCCGTTTTTGCGGTTCAGTCTGCCGAACGCGTGCTTTTGAAAGTAGGCCAGTGCTCGGTCTACGCTCCCGATGGCGCCGAAGGTTTTCGCGTCCTGACTCCTCAGGCCGAAGTAGTCGATAAAGGAACGCGGTTCTCCATTAGCGTCAATGAATCAGGCGAAGCGGACGTTGAAGTCATCGAAGGAGCCGCCGAGGTATTTACCGCCGAGCAGGCCAGCAAGCCGATTCATGGAGGCCTTCTTCTCGAAGCGGGGGAAGGACGCGTCATCAACTCGATGGGTGAAGTCGCCGCCGGCGATGCCTCGCAGTTCGGTCGCACCTACAAGTCGATCCTGCCTGACCGAATCATCTCGTTCGACGTTTCTCCCCAAGGAGATCCCGAGCCTGACAAGCTGTTGGCGGTCACTGCCCAGCGGGGTGGTAAGACCGTGACCTACGACGTCGACCAACTCATTGGCTTCGATTTGATTCACTTTAAGGTCAACAAGAACATCAACAATCTGACGACTCCTCTTCTTAGTATTGATCCCAAGAGCGGTGATGACACACGTCGCCGCGCAGAATACTTGGATCGCGATCATTGTCTTTGCACTGGCATCCTGAACCCAGGTGGTAGCGAAATCCCGTTGACTTCAGATCCCGATATCAGCAACGAAGACCTGGGCAAACGGACGCCAGGCCTGGCGGTTCGCTTCCACGAGCCAATCGTGAATGCTCCCGGCCCGGACATCATCTTCTTTGATCTGCACGTGGTCGTTCATCCGGAAGACGGCGATCCATTCCACGTTTCCCCTACCCACTTCGAGCCTGGTCTGAAGTCTCATACCATTCGTGAGTACGACATCTCGCTCGTCGATCATGGTTCGCATCAACTAAGCAACTTTCGTTTGTACGGATTCGACCGACGCATTCGTAGCGTGGACGAACTTTGCCAATCGAATCACAACGGTGGTGTCCCTCATGCGGTTCCTGCCAAAGTGATCGCCGCCGGTATTGATCTTTCGGATCTTGGCTATCCGGAAGGTGCCGAAGTTCACGAATTGTTCATTCAAGATGCCATGGACGACGAGAACTTAATTGACCCCGTTTTTATCGGGGGCTTCCCGCCTGTTTTCTCCGCCTCGCCCGAAGAGCCCACCTCAACGGAAGAGTAA
- a CDS encoding DUF1501 domain-containing protein — protein MNNQPHIEVPTTRREFLAKSGGGFGAMALAALMAQSASAAPADPRAPKTTHFPAKAKNVIFLFMEGGPSHIDLFDPKPLLNELAGQKLPESFGKVILAMGENDAPLMRCPRKWKQHGESGLWVSDWFPEIATCADDLCVIRSCVSDGINHSSGVCQMNTGHVIGGRPSLGAWATYGLGTENQDMPAFVVLTDGKGQPVNGSRNWGSGFMPAAYQGVQFKSGADPILNLNPPSHITSKRQKAKLDFLSQLDREHAAEREDYSELEARIKSYELAFRMQSAAPDIVDLSSETEETKQLYGIDQKETNVFGNNCLLARRLVENGVRFVQLYSGAGSGWDAHSNIEGNHGKLCKEVDKPIAGLLKDLKRRGLWDETLVIWGGEFGRTPMSEKGNGRDHNPTGFTMWMAGGAIPGGRTIGATDDLGLKAVENPLHVHDLHATIMRVLGVDHTKLIYRHKGRPERIDMNEGRAEMKVLGLG, from the coding sequence ATGAACAATCAACCTCATATTGAAGTCCCAACCACTCGCCGCGAATTTTTGGCCAAGTCGGGCGGTGGCTTTGGCGCGATGGCTCTGGCCGCCCTTATGGCGCAATCCGCTTCTGCCGCGCCGGCCGATCCCCGGGCTCCGAAGACGACCCACTTTCCCGCCAAGGCGAAGAATGTGATCTTCCTGTTCATGGAAGGTGGCCCGAGCCATATCGACCTGTTCGATCCAAAGCCCCTGCTCAATGAACTGGCCGGCCAGAAGCTTCCCGAAAGCTTCGGGAAGGTGATCCTGGCGATGGGAGAAAACGATGCTCCCTTGATGCGTTGCCCTCGCAAGTGGAAGCAGCACGGAGAAAGTGGCTTGTGGGTTTCGGACTGGTTCCCTGAAATTGCGACCTGCGCCGATGACCTGTGCGTGATTCGATCGTGCGTATCGGACGGCATCAACCACTCGTCCGGCGTTTGTCAGATGAATACCGGTCACGTCATTGGTGGTCGCCCTTCCCTGGGTGCCTGGGCAACATATGGCCTGGGAACGGAAAACCAGGACATGCCTGCTTTCGTAGTACTGACCGACGGCAAAGGCCAACCGGTCAACGGGTCGCGAAACTGGGGCAGCGGCTTCATGCCGGCCGCCTATCAGGGCGTTCAGTTCAAGTCAGGCGCCGATCCAATCTTGAACCTGAATCCGCCCAGCCACATCACATCCAAACGTCAGAAGGCGAAACTCGATTTCCTCAGTCAGTTAGATCGCGAGCACGCCGCGGAGCGAGAAGACTACTCGGAGCTGGAAGCTCGAATCAAGTCGTACGAGCTAGCCTTTCGCATGCAGTCTGCAGCACCGGACATTGTCGACCTGAGCAGCGAAACAGAAGAGACCAAGCAGCTTTACGGTATCGACCAGAAGGAAACGAACGTTTTCGGCAACAACTGCCTGCTGGCTCGTCGGCTCGTCGAAAATGGAGTTCGTTTCGTTCAACTCTACAGCGGAGCTGGAAGCGGCTGGGATGCCCATTCCAATATCGAAGGCAACCATGGCAAGCTCTGCAAGGAGGTCGACAAGCCTATTGCCGGCTTGCTGAAAGACCTCAAACGTCGAGGTCTCTGGGATGAAACGCTTGTGATCTGGGGGGGGGAGTTCGGTCGTACTCCCATGTCGGAAAAAGGGAATGGTCGGGATCACAACCCGACTGGGTTCACCATGTGGATGGCCGGTGGCGCCATACCAGGCGGTCGCACCATTGGTGCCACGGATGATCTCGGGCTGAAAGCGGTCGAGAATCCGCTACACGTTCACGATCTTCATGCAACCATCATGCGTGTGCTTGGTGTCGACCACACCAAGCTCATCTATCGCCACAAGGGTCGACCTGAACGAATCGACATGAACGAAGGACGGGCAGAAATGAAAGTCCTTGGGCTCGGTTAA
- a CDS encoding alpha-amylase family glycosyl hydrolase, with product MLRTFGPRRLEDGNVLFTVHAPACEKLTLRIEGDHEQELPMNATEDREFTAIAKVPPGTRYWFRVPDGNPRPDPASRFQPDGVHGPSQWIDPAAYCWKDEAWHGLPKDEMILYELHIGTFTKEGTYLAAIDRLAELVDLGVTAIEIMPLAQSAGRWNWGYDGTNFFAPRNTFGTPDELKQLVDAAHQREIAVILDVVYNHFGAEGNYLHPFGGYVSPRHQTVWGDAPHLDGDGSAMMRDYIVANVRYWIEEFHFDGLRLDATHCILDESESHIVADVGKAFAEMQVELGRKLHLIAESNVYDPELLRPLDEGGYGFGAIWCDDFLHAVAAETRPDEHMSDRRYLAGEDIDMVLRRGYVFRGTFEEKRRRIPLAEDDAAADWESLIFSIQNHDFIGNHPDGLRLHQVTSHEAHRAAAALMCLIPAIPMLFMGEEFACDKPFYFFADFGDAHLRDAVEKGRRREYPQHDWTDTVSCLSKAAFRKSQIGPREKGSEETLQWYRELIRLRKTWKKQGLFAGANLQARWDALAHAAIVQYQHAEDSAFAVIRLGTPKEVTGDLHVELSGNVLLSQCALPLADQTSAWAMGALGVLVGEGRIRGISI from the coding sequence ATGCTTCGTACCTTTGGTCCCCGTCGTCTGGAAGATGGCAACGTTCTATTTACGGTTCATGCACCAGCGTGCGAGAAGCTTACTCTGCGGATTGAAGGGGACCATGAGCAAGAACTGCCAATGAACGCGACAGAGGATCGCGAGTTCACTGCTATCGCAAAGGTGCCTCCTGGGACGCGTTATTGGTTTCGTGTGCCGGACGGAAATCCTCGCCCAGATCCGGCCAGCCGATTTCAACCGGATGGTGTTCACGGCCCTTCGCAGTGGATCGATCCTGCCGCTTATTGTTGGAAGGATGAAGCATGGCACGGCCTGCCCAAGGATGAAATGATTCTGTACGAACTCCACATTGGCACGTTTACCAAGGAAGGAACGTACCTGGCCGCGATCGATCGATTGGCAGAGCTCGTCGATCTTGGAGTTACCGCGATTGAAATCATGCCCTTAGCGCAGTCGGCGGGCAGATGGAACTGGGGCTACGACGGAACGAACTTCTTCGCGCCGCGAAACACATTTGGCACACCGGACGAGCTGAAGCAACTGGTCGACGCGGCCCATCAACGCGAAATCGCGGTGATTCTGGACGTGGTTTACAACCACTTCGGTGCCGAGGGCAACTATCTGCATCCTTTCGGAGGCTATGTCTCGCCGAGGCATCAAACGGTGTGGGGAGATGCTCCGCACTTGGACGGCGATGGCAGTGCGATGATGCGAGATTATATTGTCGCGAACGTCCGGTACTGGATTGAAGAATTTCACTTCGATGGACTCCGGCTAGATGCGACGCATTGTATTCTGGACGAATCGGAATCGCACATTGTCGCCGATGTTGGTAAAGCCTTCGCCGAGATGCAAGTGGAGTTAGGGCGTAAGCTGCATCTGATTGCCGAAAGCAACGTCTACGATCCGGAACTCCTGCGTCCGCTCGACGAAGGTGGATATGGCTTTGGTGCGATCTGGTGTGACGACTTTCTGCATGCAGTCGCCGCGGAGACGCGCCCCGACGAACATATGTCCGATCGTCGTTACCTCGCTGGCGAAGATATCGATATGGTTCTGCGCCGTGGGTATGTGTTTCGGGGAACGTTTGAAGAAAAACGACGACGCATACCACTGGCAGAAGATGACGCGGCGGCGGACTGGGAGTCGTTGATCTTTTCCATTCAGAATCACGACTTCATTGGCAACCATCCCGATGGTCTGCGTTTGCATCAGGTCACCTCTCACGAAGCCCACCGCGCGGCGGCCGCTTTGATGTGTCTGATTCCGGCGATCCCCATGCTGTTCATGGGAGAGGAGTTTGCCTGTGATAAGCCCTTCTACTTCTTTGCCGACTTTGGCGACGCACACCTTCGCGATGCGGTTGAGAAAGGGCGTCGTCGTGAGTACCCGCAGCACGACTGGACCGACACGGTATCTTGTTTGTCCAAAGCAGCGTTTAGGAAATCGCAGATCGGCCCGCGAGAGAAAGGGAGTGAGGAGACGCTTCAGTGGTATCGTGAATTGATTCGTCTTCGCAAGACGTGGAAGAAACAGGGACTCTTCGCCGGCGCCAATCTGCAGGCACGTTGGGATGCACTAGCGCACGCGGCCATTGTTCAATACCAGCATGCGGAGGACTCGGCGTTTGCCGTGATACGACTGGGAACTCCGAAAGAAGTAACAGGCGATCTGCATGTCGAGTTGTCGGGAAATGTTCTGCTTTCCCAGTGCGCACTACCTTTGGCGGATCAAACGAGTGCCTGGGCAATGGGTGCGTTGGGAGTGCTTGTTGGAGAAGGTCGGATTCGCGGCATTTCGATTTAG
- a CDS encoding DUF1559 family PulG-like putative transporter has translation MALRSPTVIKGGFTLVELLVVIAIIGVLIALLLPAVQQARESARRTQCVNNLKQVGLAVHNFHDTYGELPPSRIQYEYLGWSALLLPFMEQNNLFDQLDLKKKYKDQTTAAQQASVAGYVCPSRHQEGDLTKVVQSINADNGAVWDYATVSGPSGDNSIIRQLGKEKGMLIVAKGNKDKYSSQTNFASVTDGLTNTIMIGERHVQIDNLKDETTGHDGPILSGWAYTTMRAAGPDYPLASNMRDDVDGVAHLVFGSFHPGITNFVMGDASVRPIQVNIDEDNLGRLASRDDGEVISVEF, from the coding sequence ATGGCTCTTCGATCTCCCACGGTCATCAAGGGTGGGTTTACACTTGTCGAACTCTTGGTGGTCATTGCAATTATTGGCGTTTTGATCGCCTTGTTGCTTCCTGCGGTTCAGCAAGCGCGCGAATCCGCTCGCCGTACTCAGTGCGTCAACAACTTGAAACAGGTCGGACTCGCCGTCCATAACTTCCACGACACTTACGGCGAACTGCCTCCTTCGCGGATTCAATATGAGTACCTTGGCTGGTCCGCCTTGCTGCTGCCCTTCATGGAACAAAACAATCTCTTCGATCAACTCGATCTGAAAAAGAAGTACAAAGATCAAACGACGGCTGCCCAACAAGCCAGTGTTGCCGGTTACGTTTGTCCGAGTCGCCATCAGGAAGGTGATTTGACGAAAGTCGTTCAGTCCATCAACGCCGACAATGGTGCCGTCTGGGACTATGCCACCGTCAGCGGCCCAAGTGGCGACAACTCCATCATTCGCCAACTGGGCAAGGAAAAGGGCATGCTCATTGTGGCCAAGGGCAATAAGGACAAATACAGCAGTCAGACGAACTTCGCTTCGGTCACCGACGGCCTGACCAATACGATCATGATCGGCGAACGACATGTTCAAATCGACAACCTGAAAGACGAAACGACCGGCCACGACGGCCCCATTCTTAGTGGCTGGGCCTATACGACCATGCGAGCAGCCGGCCCAGACTACCCGCTGGCCAGCAATATGAGAGATGACGTCGATGGAGTTGCACATCTGGTATTTGGCAGCTTTCATCCAGGCATCACCAATTTTGTCATGGGAGATGCAAGTGTACGCCCCATCCAGGTCAATATCGATGAAGACAATCTCGGGCGACTGGCGAGCCGCGATGACGGTGAAGTGATTAGCGTCGAATTCTAA
- a CDS encoding sigma-70 family RNA polymerase sigma factor, protein MSYEFSERSPLDDESQDQRYADFLAYFSADCDRLHAYIYSLLPHHADADDVFQRCSLLLWKKFDTFDQQRDFLSWACGVAFYEVKNFLRTAQRDRLQFSETLLDLLAEQRSEDLGSVPDHLAALRLCVKKLTDHQQQLVWKAYGGATTVADLAAATGRSAQTLYNQLATIRRKLAHCVQMRLAATGEDA, encoded by the coding sequence ATGTCTTACGAGTTTTCAGAACGTTCTCCGCTCGACGACGAATCGCAAGATCAGCGATACGCGGACTTTCTGGCGTATTTCTCGGCAGACTGCGACCGGCTGCATGCCTATATTTATTCATTGCTGCCGCATCACGCGGACGCCGACGACGTTTTCCAACGCTGTAGTCTGCTGCTTTGGAAGAAGTTTGACACGTTCGATCAGCAGCGAGACTTTCTGTCGTGGGCATGCGGCGTCGCCTTTTACGAAGTGAAGAATTTCCTGCGAACGGCTCAGAGAGACCGCCTGCAATTCAGTGAAACGCTGTTAGACCTTCTAGCAGAGCAGCGAAGCGAGGATTTGGGGAGCGTCCCCGATCACCTGGCCGCACTCCGCCTGTGCGTCAAAAAACTGACCGATCATCAACAGCAATTAGTCTGGAAAGCATACGGCGGCGCCACTACCGTCGCCGACCTGGCGGCCGCCACCGGTCGTTCGGCCCAGACGCTTTACAATCAGTTGGCAACCATTCGCCGCAAGCTGGCCCACTGTGTCCAGATGCGACTCGCCGCCACAGGAGAGGACGCATGA